A window of the Nitrosopumilus ureiphilus genome harbors these coding sequences:
- a CDS encoding YkgJ family cysteine cluster protein: MEFKCIDECSQCCIEREYYPSKEFGKIGVLILPEEKERIEKISKVHQTNIKILPRIGVSTEKDSLPTKILAYQMMGIEKNGNTCPFLDTASGNKSPHGGFPCKIYNERPLACRAYPLIESEPITLDEKCKFCKEHGNADQNLNSEMESLLKIKERMNTDAPIIWRFATGVGEDNDLGILKSGWILED; encoded by the coding sequence GTGGAATTCAAATGTATTGATGAATGCTCACAGTGTTGCATTGAGAGAGAGTATTATCCAAGTAAAGAATTTGGAAAAATTGGAGTTCTCATACTTCCTGAAGAAAAAGAAAGGATTGAAAAAATTTCAAAAGTACATCAAACCAATATCAAAATTCTTCCTAGAATTGGTGTTTCAACAGAAAAAGATTCCTTGCCAACAAAAATTTTAGCATATCAAATGATGGGGATTGAAAAAAATGGGAATACTTGTCCTTTCCTAGATACTGCTAGTGGAAACAAATCACCACATGGCGGATTTCCCTGTAAAATTTATAACGAGAGACCACTTGCATGCAGAGCCTATCCACTGATAGAATCAGAACCAATCACACTTGATGAAAAATGCAAGTTTTGTAAAGAACATGGTAATGCAGATCAGAATCTGAATTCAGAGATGGAGTCACTTTTAAAAATTAAAGAAAGGATGAATACAGATGCCCCCATCATTTGGAGATTTGCCACAGGTGTGGGAGAAGACAATGACCTAGGGATTTTAAAATCAGGTTGGATTTTAGAAGACTAA
- a CDS encoding translation initiation factor eIF-1A → MGKRQVKNESALKEIRLPEEGELFGRVLKMLGGENVMVKCADNVTRRGRIRGKLKRRVWIRDNDIVIIAPWDFKEAERGDIVWRFTLPQVEWLKDNNHIPKDF, encoded by the coding sequence ATGGGTAAGCGCCAAGTAAAAAATGAAAGTGCATTAAAAGAAATTCGTCTTCCTGAAGAAGGTGAACTTTTTGGGCGTGTATTGAAGATGCTTGGTGGTGAAAATGTTATGGTCAAATGTGCTGATAATGTGACTCGAAGAGGAAGAATAAGAGGAAAACTAAAAAGAAGAGTTTGGATTCGAGATAACGATATTGTAATTATTGCTCCTTGGGATTTTAAAGAAGCAGAACGTGGTGACATTGTTTGGAGATTTACACTTCCTCAAGTTGAGTGGTTAAAAGATAACAATCACATTCCAAAAGATTTCTAG
- a CDS encoding cold-shock protein, whose translation MEQGTVKWFNRTKGFGFIEREGGDDLFVHKSDVDGFINEGDKVEFEVGEGQKGPAAQKVKKSA comes from the coding sequence ATGGAACAAGGCACCGTAAAGTGGTTTAACCGTACTAAGGGCTTTGGTTTTATCGAAAGAGAAGGTGGAGACGATCTGTTTGTTCATAAATCAGACGTTGACGGATTCATCAACGAAGGCGATAAAGTCGAGTTTGAAGTAGGCGAAGGTCAAAAAGGACCCGCAGCCCAAAAAGTCAAAAAATCAGCATAG
- a CDS encoding lanthionine synthetase LanC family protein, with protein MVRENFLNIAESIGNEFCTNAIWYEDKCNWIGRMENPDDDWENYIKNYSVIISYDSLGYSFYEGTSGIAYFLLQLFKITNKPVYLNTAKGAIRHALYKISKEKDLSFGFYEGITGVWFVSNEISLTSKDSKLALQGYKILKKIQTLINSEHMLDVIAGNAGVIPPLLSLYKNLQDEKILNILKQLGEEIISRASVEKIGISWDAKCNGADNALHNLTGFAHGAAGIGHSLVKLYTLTGDKKYLESAKKAFAYEDSHYIPEQKNWPDFRRDTNTEEDLLDLTGAMGWCHGSPGICISRLHIFELLEEEKYANKAQKALEEIKNQIQKNQDVFRDYSLCHGLGGIGDIFLYASKILKNKEYEEFAEFIGNKGFETYQKSNSWECGNSGGELLDLMTGKAGIAYFYLRLYDKSIPSVLAM; from the coding sequence ATGGTTAGAGAAAATTTCCTAAACATAGCAGAATCTATTGGCAATGAATTTTGTACAAATGCCATTTGGTACGAAGATAAATGTAATTGGATAGGAAGAATGGAGAATCCAGATGATGATTGGGAAAATTATATAAAAAACTATTCAGTGATAATTTCATATGATTCATTAGGATATAGTTTCTATGAAGGAACTTCAGGTATTGCATATTTTTTATTACAACTTTTTAAGATTACAAACAAACCGGTTTATCTCAATACCGCAAAGGGTGCAATTCGTCATGCATTGTACAAAATTTCAAAGGAAAAAGATTTGAGTTTTGGATTTTATGAAGGTATAACCGGAGTTTGGTTTGTATCTAATGAAATAAGTTTGACATCAAAAGACAGTAAACTCGCATTGCAAGGATATAAAATTCTCAAGAAAATTCAAACTTTGATTAATTCAGAACATATGTTAGACGTGATTGCTGGAAATGCAGGTGTAATTCCACCTTTATTGTCATTGTATAAGAATTTACAAGATGAGAAAATTCTAAATATTCTAAAACAATTAGGAGAAGAGATCATTAGTAGAGCAAGTGTTGAAAAAATAGGCATATCATGGGATGCTAAATGTAATGGAGCAGATAATGCACTTCATAATTTGACAGGATTTGCACATGGCGCTGCAGGAATTGGTCATAGTTTAGTTAAACTCTATACATTAACAGGTGATAAAAAATATCTCGAATCTGCAAAAAAAGCATTCGCATATGAAGATTCTCATTATATTCCCGAGCAAAAAAATTGGCCAGATTTTAGGAGAGATACTAATACCGAAGAAGACTTGTTAGATCTTACAGGTGCTATGGGATGGTGTCATGGATCTCCTGGAATTTGTATTTCCAGACTACATATTTTTGAATTACTTGAAGAGGAAAAATATGCAAATAAGGCACAAAAGGCATTAGAAGAAATAAAAAATCAAATTCAAAAAAATCAAGATGTCTTTCGAGATTATTCATTATGTCACGGACTTGGAGGAATTGGAGATATTTTTTTGTATGCTAGTAAGATATTAAAAAATAAAGAATATGAAGAATTTGCAGAATTTATTGGGAATAAAGGATTTGAAACATATCAAAAATCAAACTCATGGGAATGCGGAAACAGTGGAGGGGAATTATTAGATCTAATGACTGGAAAAGCAGGAATTGCATATTTTTATCTTCGACTGTATGACAAGAGCATTCCATCCGTTCTTGCAATGTAA
- a CDS encoding T3SS effector HopA1 family protein, translating to MTQSNLINEILDAITITSPTTYLYDGIEYSNNADDSGSYFDLTDMIYHIFHCRNLLVHNSEEYTSNEELLETFSQHNTGIGTWDIGWTITGTYDGQLLVEKDGLVIWATPEEFMNLNDTQEIGCEGLLFIQKEYRLLNSGFYMALSDATFSYQSPHVKIYWNIQIDAAALLLYEITYRLNEKEIPFRFKILNNKNSYPRSDAAVLYVDIENIPHIQKSLCEIYNEVKEFLNPSTSLFAKRLAPGIGLAEDVIDDEGFGYRTSRIIAESMIECYRKQISIKREIRMEIDKVFKKRGLSLTCPYLNQDSINNYEQLSGFT from the coding sequence ATGACACAATCCAATCTCATTAATGAAATCTTAGATGCCATCACCATAACATCTCCCACCACATATCTTTATGATGGAATAGAATATAGTAACAATGCAGATGACTCTGGATCATATTTTGATCTTACAGATATGATTTATCATATTTTTCATTGTAGAAATTTACTTGTACATAATTCTGAAGAATACACATCCAATGAAGAACTTCTAGAAACATTTTCACAACACAATACAGGTATTGGAACATGGGATATAGGTTGGACCATCACCGGAACATATGATGGCCAATTATTGGTGGAAAAAGACGGTCTTGTGATTTGGGCAACGCCTGAGGAGTTTATGAATTTAAACGACACACAAGAAATCGGTTGTGAAGGATTGTTATTCATACAAAAAGAATACAGACTCTTGAATTCAGGATTCTACATGGCATTAAGTGACGCTACTTTTTCTTATCAGTCACCCCATGTCAAAATATATTGGAACATACAGATAGATGCAGCTGCATTATTGCTTTATGAAATAACATACAGATTAAATGAAAAAGAAATACCTTTTAGGTTTAAAATTCTAAATAATAAAAATAGTTATCCACGTTCTGACGCGGCAGTATTATATGTGGATATAGAGAATATCCCCCACATACAAAAATCATTATGTGAAATTTATAATGAAGTTAAAGAATTTTTAAATCCTTCAACGTCATTGTTTGCAAAAAGATTAGCACCAGGTATAGGATTGGCTGAAGACGTAATTGATGATGAGGGATTCGGATATAGAACAAGCAGAATTATTGCAGAATCAATGATTGAATGTTATCGTAAACAAATATCAATAAAAAGGGAGATCAGGATGGAGATAGACAAGGTTTTTAAAAAACGAGGTCTTTCATTGACATGTCCTTATCTTAATCAAGACTCTATAAATAATTACGAGCAATTAAGTGGATTTACATAA
- a CDS encoding phosphotransferase family protein, producing the protein MDSARLIIELENIVPYLLKNNLIHKKSVVEDRVTIKDVSRMNKNIQVIQGSENSYIVKQPQLSNSYDNEFVNREAKFYNVIQNKTNLLTNKIMPQFIKYDKKNAILLLEFIHNAESFATYYESVKNNKKQILLALADLIALYHNEFSDYIDDSLFSFLPDTLPITLFIVRPRPEIMTVISPGNYQLLRAMQQETEIYPYIQDIPNIWNKSTIIHGDMKLDNVLLKNTQDTDDYILRVIDWELVLKGDPLWDVACIISNIIERNLHHRIYESDRDSLTYDSLIEETGITTRLFCKEYKKNIKETLVSSNFFSKLSKLCIAKLIHMAYESAYQSDEITIDAKNIVQYCDYLVKDNGRKIKKMLED; encoded by the coding sequence ATGGATAGTGCAAGATTAATAATAGAATTAGAAAACATTGTACCTTATTTGCTTAAAAATAATTTAATTCATAAAAAATCAGTTGTTGAAGACAGGGTTACAATCAAAGATGTGTCCAGAATGAATAAAAATATTCAAGTCATTCAAGGTTCAGAAAACAGCTATATTGTCAAACAACCTCAATTATCAAATAGTTATGATAACGAATTTGTAAATCGTGAAGCAAAGTTTTACAACGTGATACAAAATAAAACTAATCTATTAACTAATAAAATAATGCCTCAGTTTATCAAATATGATAAAAAAAACGCCATTTTATTATTAGAATTTATTCACAATGCAGAATCTTTTGCCACATATTATGAATCTGTAAAGAATAACAAGAAACAGATTCTATTGGCATTAGCAGATCTTATTGCTCTGTATCATAATGAGTTTAGCGATTATATCGATGATTCCTTATTTTCTTTTTTACCAGATACACTTCCAATTACATTGTTCATAGTTAGACCAAGACCCGAAATTATGACGGTCATAAGTCCAGGCAATTATCAATTGTTGAGGGCAATGCAACAAGAAACAGAGATTTATCCATACATTCAGGATATTCCCAATATTTGGAACAAATCCACCATAATTCATGGAGATATGAAACTAGATAATGTATTATTAAAAAATACTCAGGACACAGATGATTATATTCTCAGGGTAATTGATTGGGAACTTGTTTTAAAAGGAGATCCACTTTGGGATGTTGCATGCATAATAAGCAACATCATTGAACGGAATCTACATCATAGGATATATGAATCGGACAGAGATTCATTAACATATGATTCGCTAATTGAGGAAACGGGGATTACAACCAGATTATTTTGTAAAGAATACAAGAAAAATATCAAAGAAACACTAGTGTCTTCAAATTTTTTCTCAAAATTAAGCAAATTATGCATTGCCAAATTAATTCATATGGCATATGAATCTGCTTATCAATCAGATGAAATAACTATTGATGCAAAAAACATAGTTCAGTATTGCGATTATTTGGTCAAAGATAACGGTAGAAAAATTAAAAAAATGTTAGAGGATTAA
- a CDS encoding redoxin family protein produces MNSDKKNAIVFGISIVIAIAVISSALSFFDTQNTDVIEKSEIITSKIDKSQFKKAPELKGIAGYINTTPDELKEKIKGKVVLYDIWTYSCINCIRTLPFITAWDEKYSDQGLLIIGVHSPEFEFEKDIDNVKMAVTKYGINYPIVLDNDKETWDAFENRYWPRKYIADHEGFIRYDHIGEGRYQETEKIIQKLLQERSDSMGMDMPVAGELVQINEFEHSWIRSPELYFGFNFASGRNQLGNSEGFSPNHNVTYSVPESLNRHYFYLDGTWTNLEGSMRLVSDSGRIVLPYSGKEVNIVTAGEADLQILFDGNIIQTDNAGDDVGTKGRVHTHHPGLYNIIKTNESEQHTLEILVNNPGFEIFTFTFG; encoded by the coding sequence ATGAATTCAGATAAAAAAAATGCAATAGTGTTTGGAATATCAATAGTTATAGCGATAGCTGTAATAAGCTCAGCCCTTTCGTTTTTTGATACTCAAAATACGGATGTTATTGAAAAATCTGAAATTATAACATCAAAAATAGACAAGAGCCAATTCAAAAAAGCCCCCGAATTAAAAGGAATTGCAGGATACATTAACACTACACCAGATGAACTCAAAGAAAAAATCAAAGGCAAAGTTGTGCTATACGACATCTGGACATACAGCTGCATCAATTGCATCAGAACTCTACCTTTTATCACAGCATGGGATGAAAAATATTCAGACCAAGGATTACTGATCATAGGAGTCCATTCCCCTGAATTTGAGTTTGAAAAAGATATTGATAATGTAAAGATGGCAGTTACAAAATATGGGATCAACTACCCTATTGTTCTAGACAATGACAAAGAAACATGGGATGCTTTTGAGAACAGATACTGGCCAAGAAAGTATATTGCAGATCATGAAGGGTTTATTCGATATGATCACATTGGTGAAGGCAGATATCAAGAAACAGAGAAAATTATCCAGAAGCTACTTCAAGAAAGATCAGATTCTATGGGAATGGACATGCCAGTTGCAGGAGAATTAGTTCAAATAAACGAATTTGAACATTCGTGGATTAGAAGTCCAGAATTATATTTTGGATTTAATTTTGCGTCTGGAAGAAATCAGTTGGGAAATTCTGAGGGGTTTTCTCCAAATCATAATGTTACATATTCTGTACCAGAATCACTTAACAGGCATTACTTTTACTTGGATGGAACATGGACCAATCTTGAAGGTAGCATGAGACTAGTTTCAGATTCAGGAAGAATTGTTTTGCCATACAGTGGTAAAGAGGTAAACATTGTGACTGCAGGAGAAGCAGATTTACAGATACTCTTTGATGGAAATATAATACAGACGGATAATGCAGGCGATGATGTAGGTACAAAAGGCAGAGTACACACACATCATCCTGGCCTATACAACATTATCAAAACAAACGAGTCCGAACAACATACACTTGAGATTTTGGTGAATAATCCCGGATTTGAGATTTTCACATTCACGTTTGGGTAA
- a CDS encoding cytochrome c biogenesis CcdA family protein codes for MSEVTIAIAVLAGLGSFVAPCILPMVPAFIAYISGSTVSELSGNNKTIVSINRVKVILNSIFFVLGFSIVFSFLGILINGFLSTGISEFVSILNYVGGIIIIGFGVFIVLSTKIRQLNMEKKFFPQGKNTSFPMSFLFGLAFAVGWTPCVGPVLGTVLTLAATTPSVAFNLLLAYSLGLGIPFILIGVFFSRATKIIQKMSKHLKYYSLILGGFIIILGILVMTNQLAYIANFPILNELVLWG; via the coding sequence ATGTCAGAAGTAACCATCGCAATTGCAGTTCTTGCAGGATTAGGCTCATTTGTTGCTCCATGCATCCTGCCAATGGTTCCTGCCTTTATTGCGTATATTTCTGGAAGTACAGTTAGTGAGTTGAGCGGAAACAACAAAACCATTGTTTCCATAAACAGAGTAAAGGTAATACTAAACTCCATATTTTTCGTATTGGGATTTTCAATTGTTTTTTCATTTCTAGGCATTTTGATTAACGGTTTTTTATCAACTGGAATTTCAGAGTTTGTTTCAATTCTAAACTATGTTGGAGGAATAATCATCATAGGGTTTGGAGTGTTTATTGTTCTAAGTACAAAAATTCGTCAGCTTAACATGGAGAAGAAATTTTTCCCACAGGGAAAAAACACTAGTTTTCCTATGTCATTTCTTTTCGGATTAGCTTTTGCAGTAGGTTGGACTCCATGTGTTGGTCCAGTGTTAGGAACCGTTCTCACACTTGCAGCCACTACTCCATCTGTAGCATTTAATCTTCTTTTAGCATATTCACTTGGTTTAGGAATACCATTCATACTAATCGGGGTGTTTTTCTCAAGGGCAACTAAAATAATACAAAAAATGTCAAAACATCTAAAGTATTATTCATTGATTCTTGGTGGATTTATCATTATTCTTGGAATTTTAGTAATGACAAACCAATTGGCATACATTGCAAATTTTCCAATCCTAAACGAATTGGTATTGTGGGGATAA
- a CDS encoding DM13 domain-containing protein: MDDTMMDDTMMDDTMMDDTMMDDTMMDDTMMDDTMMDDTMMPKSYQGTFVGVNDGIHNAEGQSRVIFLDDGRDILRLENFKSTNGPDLFVYLSTDTQATDIVNLGALKANMGNQNYGIPEGTDLEKYNNVLIWCKSFSTLFGSADLTSHS; the protein is encoded by the coding sequence ATGGACGACACTATGATGGACGACACTATGATGGACGACACTATGATGGACGACACTATGATGGACGACACTATGATGGACGACACTATGATGGACGACACTATGATGGACGACACTATGATGCCAAAATCATACCAAGGAACTTTTGTGGGAGTAAACGATGGAATACATAATGCAGAAGGACAATCCAGAGTTATTTTCTTGGATGACGGTAGAGATATACTTCGATTGGAGAATTTTAAATCTACAAACGGCCCCGATCTCTTTGTATATCTCTCAACAGACACTCAAGCAACAGATATTGTAAATCTCGGAGCATTAAAGGCCAATATGGGAAATCAGAATTATGGAATTCCTGAAGGAACAGACCTAGAAAAATACAATAATGTTTTGATCTGGTGTAAATCCTTCAGTACGTTGTTTGGTAGTGCAGATCTAACCTCCCACTCCTAA
- a CDS encoding ArsR/SmtB family transcription factor, with the protein MVKLNHNDLEFKKEPALKGLSVLSKSYFHRMFSTSISLICVPSISSFISVIFHSFGNNVSHNDFNDSRRFKIILWSIICGTRGGPNRAKILNLIKDTPMNANKIATVLGLDHKTVVHHVKILSKNELVSKAEKDYGAEYQLTQIMKENQTVLEEIMQKIGTK; encoded by the coding sequence ATGGTAAAACTAAATCATAATGATTTAGAATTTAAAAAAGAACCTGCCTTGAAAGGTTTATCTGTTTTATCTAAAAGTTATTTTCATAGGATGTTTTCTACTTCAATTTCACTCATATGTGTCCCATCTATCTCATCATTCATTTCTGTTATTTTTCACAGCTTTGGAAATAATGTATCTCATAATGATTTCAATGATTCTAGAAGATTCAAGATTATTTTGTGGTCAATAATCTGTGGTACTCGTGGAGGGCCAAACAGAGCAAAAATCCTCAATTTAATTAAGGATACACCTATGAATGCAAACAAAATTGCAACCGTACTTGGTTTAGATCACAAAACAGTAGTTCATCACGTAAAAATTCTTTCAAAAAATGAACTGGTTTCAAAAGCAGAAAAAGACTATGGTGCAGAATATCAATTAACACAAATCATGAAAGAAAATCAAACCGTATTAGAGGAGATTATGCAAAAAATTGGAACAAAGTAA
- a CDS encoding arginase family protein → MEKICWANTDNFDESEFIIVGIPDESQSHALRKGTTEAPFKIRQISNQRDSYERNGEKSLGRPFQGSEKKIHDIGNISREQIKALYDRISSLSKIPVSIGGDHSITSQIINTMATRLGKISLVYFDAHPDFVSSTTNYYGSVINDVLSNIEIESSVQIGIRTPEQEELDNVKKHNLSVITPFDIAEQGIEQIANSVLDRLGDNVYVSFDMDCIDPAYAPGVSVPVPLGLNSTDAVYLLQKIAKKGIIGIDIMEVCPSFDVKDRTSHLASRIISEVLYSSGEKYFG, encoded by the coding sequence ATGGAAAAAATTTGTTGGGCTAATACCGATAATTTTGATGAATCAGAATTTATCATAGTTGGAATTCCTGACGAATCGCAGTCACATGCATTGAGGAAAGGAACTACAGAAGCACCTTTCAAAATTCGTCAAATCTCAAATCAACGAGATTCCTATGAACGAAACGGTGAAAAATCGCTAGGACGTCCCTTTCAAGGCTCTGAAAAAAAAATTCACGATATTGGAAATATTTCCCGCGAACAAATTAAAGCCCTTTATGATAGAATCTCGTCTCTTTCCAAAATACCTGTTTCTATTGGAGGTGATCACTCCATCACTAGTCAGATTATCAATACAATGGCAACAAGACTTGGAAAAATCTCTCTGGTGTATTTTGATGCTCATCCTGACTTTGTAAGTTCTACTACAAACTACTATGGCTCTGTGATAAATGATGTTCTTTCAAATATTGAAATAGAGTCCAGTGTTCAAATAGGAATTCGAACTCCAGAACAAGAAGAATTGGATAATGTCAAAAAACACAATCTAAGCGTGATCACTCCTTTTGACATAGCAGAACAAGGAATAGAACAAATTGCAAATTCAGTACTGGATAGATTAGGGGATAATGTGTATGTTTCATTTGACATGGATTGTATTGATCCTGCATATGCACCTGGTGTTTCTGTTCCAGTTCCCCTAGGTTTGAACAGTACAGATGCAGTATACTTGTTGCAAAAAATTGCAAAAAAGGGAATAATAGGAATAGACATTATGGAGGTGTGTCCCAGTTTTGATGTCAAAGACAGAACATCTCATTTAGCATCTAGAATAATTTCTGAAGTACTTTATTCATCAGGAGAAAAATACTTTGGCTGA
- a CDS encoding aldehyde dehydrogenase family protein yields the protein MAEFENEYTWGKAVANNSIEKFHMDFDRAIDKVQNELGKKYPAVINGKEIYSDDCFEVRSPSNTGILVAEFPRISADDAKNAISSAKKSFEKWSDFSYQKRAEIFRHCADIFSKQKFFLASLMIFENGKNRLESMGDIDETIDFMRFYALQLEKNHGFCKPTVHPNPHEKTQTVMKPYGVWGIIAPFNFPSAIAIGMTTGALITGNTAVLKPASDAPLSSFQFVKILYSTIPDGAINFVTGFGEIIGKTIIESPDVDGIAFTGSYQVGMKGFQEFTKSTPKPFISEMGGKNPVIVTKHADLDKASDGVMNAAFGFGGQKCSACSRVYVQNDVADQFILKLVEKTKKLVIGMPWEKDVFLGPIINNDAKIKFENAINIARKDGEILTGGSVLTSLGLENGYFVEPTIVTKLPEEHTLVKEELFLPFLCIQKYDDFEDAIKLANQTEYGLTAGIFSNDDRQLEEFFAKIQAGVVYANRYASATTAALVSSQPFVGWKHSGSTGKGAGGENYLQQFMHSQTQTRCD from the coding sequence TTGGCTGAATTTGAAAATGAATACACATGGGGCAAGGCTGTTGCAAACAACTCTATTGAAAAATTTCATATGGATTTTGACAGAGCAATTGATAAAGTTCAAAATGAATTAGGTAAAAAATATCCGGCAGTAATCAATGGAAAAGAAATCTACAGTGATGATTGTTTTGAAGTTAGATCTCCTTCTAATACTGGAATTCTTGTGGCGGAATTCCCAAGAATATCTGCCGATGATGCCAAAAATGCAATATCTAGTGCAAAAAAGTCGTTTGAAAAGTGGAGTGATTTTTCATATCAAAAAAGAGCTGAAATATTTAGGCATTGTGCGGATATTTTTTCCAAACAAAAATTCTTTTTGGCATCCTTGATGATCTTTGAGAATGGAAAGAATCGCCTTGAATCTATGGGTGATATTGATGAAACGATTGACTTTATGAGATTCTATGCATTGCAACTAGAAAAGAATCATGGATTCTGCAAACCTACTGTTCATCCCAATCCTCATGAAAAAACACAGACAGTGATGAAACCTTATGGTGTCTGGGGAATAATTGCTCCCTTTAATTTTCCTTCAGCAATTGCAATAGGGATGACTACTGGTGCATTAATTACTGGAAACACTGCTGTTTTAAAACCCGCAAGTGATGCCCCGTTGTCTTCATTTCAGTTTGTAAAAATTTTGTATTCGACAATTCCAGACGGTGCAATCAATTTTGTAACTGGTTTTGGGGAAATAATAGGAAAGACCATCATTGAAAGTCCAGATGTTGACGGCATTGCATTTACAGGCTCTTATCAGGTTGGTATGAAAGGATTTCAAGAATTCACAAAGTCAACTCCAAAACCTTTCATTTCTGAAATGGGTGGAAAAAATCCCGTAATTGTAACAAAACATGCAGATTTAGACAAAGCATCTGACGGTGTGATGAATGCTGCTTTTGGATTTGGAGGACAGAAATGCAGTGCATGTTCAAGAGTTTATGTTCAAAATGATGTTGCTGATCAATTCATTTTAAAACTTGTTGAAAAGACAAAAAAATTGGTAATTGGAATGCCTTGGGAAAAGGATGTGTTCTTGGGCCCTATCATCAACAATGATGCTAAAATAAAATTCGAAAACGCGATTAATATTGCAAGAAAAGACGGAGAAATTCTTACAGGAGGTTCAGTATTAACTTCATTAGGGCTTGAGAATGGTTATTTTGTAGAACCTACAATAGTCACAAAATTGCCTGAAGAACATACGCTTGTCAAAGAAGAATTATTTCTGCCATTTTTATGTATTCAAAAATACGATGATTTTGAGGATGCAATAAAACTTGCAAATCAAACAGAATATGGATTGACTGCAGGAATTTTCAGCAATGATGACAGACAATTAGAAGAATTCTTTGCAAAAATTCAGGCAGGAGTTGTATATGCAAACAGGTATGCAAGTGCAACTACTGCAGCGTTAGTCTCAAGTCAGCCTTTTGTTGGATGGAAACATTCAGGTTCTACTGGAAAGGGAGCTGGTGGTGAAAATTATCTGCAACAATTTATGCATAGTCAGACTCAAACCCGCTGTGACTGA
- a CDS encoding proline dehydrogenase family protein, with protein sequence MFKIAKQWIAGNTIDDALISAKTAYKSGRYAIINKLGEYHTSKKQITSTIAEYKKIINSFRKWKIRGAISIKPTQIGLSINQKQCYQNFERIIQDARHAHVFVWLDMESSEHTDETIEIYNSFFSKYERIGIALQANLKRTEDDLSSLLRIGAKIRLVKGAYREKERISFKSKEDVDKNYVKLMKILFKKGNEFAIATHDEKIIQKAENLAKKYPKKFEFQMLKGIRDELKPKLIKKKFVVSDYIPYGINWLPYSFRRIKERKRNILLLGNSLIQSQRV encoded by the coding sequence TTGTTTAAAATAGCAAAACAGTGGATTGCAGGAAATACAATAGATGATGCACTGATATCAGCAAAAACCGCATACAAGTCAGGACGTTATGCAATCATAAACAAACTAGGAGAATATCATACTTCAAAAAAACAAATCACGTCAACAATAGCAGAATATAAAAAAATCATAAACTCTTTTAGAAAATGGAAAATTCGTGGAGCAATCTCAATAAAACCAACCCAAATAGGCCTTTCAATCAATCAGAAACAATGTTATCAGAATTTTGAAAGAATCATACAAGATGCCCGCCATGCCCATGTTTTTGTATGGTTGGATATGGAATCATCAGAACATACTGATGAAACTATAGAGATTTACAATTCGTTCTTCTCAAAATATGAAAGAATAGGAATTGCCTTACAGGCAAATCTCAAAAGAACCGAAGACGATCTAAGTAGTTTGTTACGAATTGGTGCAAAAATACGTCTAGTTAAAGGAGCATATAGAGAAAAAGAAAGAATATCTTTCAAATCAAAAGAAGATGTTGATAAAAATTACGTAAAACTAATGAAGATACTGTTCAAGAAAGGAAATGAATTTGCAATAGCAACACATGATGAGAAGATCATACAAAAGGCAGAGAATTTGGCAAAAAAATATCCTAAAAAATTTGAGTTTCAAATGCTAAAAGGAATAAGAGATGAACTGAAACCAAAATTAATCAAAAAGAAATTTGTGGTTTCAGACTACATTCCATATGGGATTAATTGGTTACCGTATTCATTTAGAAGAATTAAAGAAAGAAAGAGAAACATCCTACTACTTGGAAATTCATTGATTCAGTCACAGCGGGTTTGA